In Bacteriovorax sp. PP10, the genomic window TCACTTGGATAACAAGCGCTCATGCTCACCAGGGCAAGCGTAAATACTAAAATAAATTTCGCAAATTTTATTTTTATCATAATTTTATCAAATCAATGCCATAACTATAAAGGCATAAAAATGACGAGTCAAACCTGTTTTTTAAGACTTCACCGGGTATACGTTAGTATCGTTCGAAATGTGACAATGACTTATTTCTTATTAGACCAGACTGAGATGATTTTTTTATTTAGTTCATCAATCTTCCATGGCTTCACGATATAGTCGTTGGCCCCTTCTTGAATGGCATTAAGAATATTAGAGATCTCATCCATTGTTGTACACATTACATATGGGATGTGTGCATAGGCCGGAATTTTGCGAAACTTTTTAAGTAAATCAAAACCTGTTCCATCTGGAAGGTTCCAGTCACAGATAATGAAATCGATTTCTTCATGTTGGATTGTTTGAATAGCATCAGCAATACATTCGGCCTCTAAGATAATCCCCGTGTGTCCAAGTTGCTTTAAATCACTCTTCATCTGCACACGCAGATTTTCCATATCTTCTATAAGAAGAAATGTTATTGTCGACGGAAATTTAGCTGGTATCTTTACTGACATCATTAGCTCTTTTTTTGCGTGTTTTCTTAATTCTACCCTGTTTCTATGTAAGAAAAAATTATTTTTTAGGCAAATCCAAATATTTTATTTCTGCACCTGCAGGTAACTTCGGATCTCTTTGCAACTCTTCATTCCAAAGCTTTAACTGGGCCCATTGATCTTCCCTGTCGTAGATTTTAGTTGAAACACTTTCCCAAGTGTCTCCCTCTTCAATTGTATACTTCTTGAATTCAGGTTTGGGCTCATCAAATTTATCAGGTACTGTTTCTTTATAAAATGTTTTTGGGTACATTTTAGTTTTAGACAAGTCTTCTTTTTTGTAGCTGGATACGGCCTGAAGACTTCTGCGTGTTTTATAGTCGAGTACGATAACTTTATCGCCATCCTGATCAATATAGTAAGCTCGCTTTTGAGCATCCATTTTAAGCGCTACAGGCTTCTTAGCAGCAGTTTCCTGGGCACTTCCTACCTGAAGAGTTAAAAAACCAAACAATATTAAAAAAGCTGAATTCTTAAAATAAAATGTAGCCAACGCCAACTCCTAACCTTGTTGAACTCAAATCACTAGGTCCCGACATCGTGTGAACTTTTAGCATCGTATGCAAAAAGAACTTATCAGTGAATTTATAGTTTAAGTAAAAAAGCGCTTTCGTCCCTGTCAGGGATTCTTTCTTAGTAGATGCTGTATACTCTGTGGTCGTTGTCGAGCTTACGCTTTTTGATA contains:
- a CDS encoding response regulator; this encodes MMSVKIPAKFPSTITFLLIEDMENLRVQMKSDLKQLGHTGIILEAECIADAIQTIQHEEIDFIICDWNLPDGTGFDLLKKFRKIPAYAHIPYVMCTTMDEISNILNAIQEGANDYIVKPWKIDELNKKIISVWSNKK